In the Glycine max cultivar Williams 82 chromosome 6, Glycine_max_v4.0, whole genome shotgun sequence genome, ATTAAGCATTAGATTTGATATTTGTTGCTCGATTCCAGATATAGATAATGTTTCTGATTTATGGATTGTACATCAGATGGCATTAAATTAAGGATGATTTTGCAGCCATTAGCTTTAGTTAAATGGGCAGTTGATGTTTGACAAGACATTAAGCGTTCaagtttattgtttttaattaacgaTCGATATGATTCCTTAATTTTAGGTACTTTCAGATGTTTATCTGAGTTTTTCGAATGTAACTTTGTTATGCTGTAATTTGTTTTTACAACAAAATTAATCTacccttttaaaaaaactgttaTTAATTAACTAAAGAGATGAATTCCAAGCAGTAACTACACGGTTAATACATTCACTAGTGTTGGGAGATTTGAATAATTAACACAAGATTAAAGTTCAAACCTGGTTAATTGTGcccttgtaaaaataaaaatactatacTATTATTAAATGTAGTCTTTCCCTACTCTTCtggaaatagaaattaaatgttgagattgcaagaaaaaaatgttcaacTTAGAGACAACGTAATATAAAGTTAATTGCAGTGGGTTTGTGAAAAAAACTTGCAGCAGCCAAAGTGTGTTCTGACTCACGGCAACTTGCGGACACTCCcactaaacaataataaaatagtttttctctttgagattGACCAAAAGTAGAACTTTAAACTGGGACTCAGATACTTATCCTCTTGCTCTCCCCTAGTGCAATTTGTCTTAATCATTACTCTTGGTGTTTATAAGTAAGACCACTTCGTACACTTGGGAGCATCTCATCAAAGCATTTTCAAACATTAGCAAATAGCAATCAAACACACAAACATGGAAGAAACATGTAGTCGTGCTGGTTTTGGAAAGAAATTTACTAAGGCAAAGCCTTATTTGTTAACGGTGGGACTTCAATTTGGTTTCGCCGGAGGATACATCTTCTCCGTCGCTAGTCTCAACCATGGAATGAGTCGTTATGTGTTCGTTGTCTATCGCAATGCCATCGCTGCATTGGCCCTCGCTCCTTTTGCATTAATCGTTATGTGTTCGTTGTCatgatgaaaattaattaacattactCTCTACAATTTTGCAGGAAAATAAGGCCAAAGATAATACTTCCTGTCTTCTTACAGATAGTGGCAGTCGGATTTGTGGAGTAATGATGAAAAACATGTAGCTATCACTCTATCAGTAGACAATACTCATATAACACGCTGCCACCTTTTTATATTTGACCTACTTTACATGATAGACGTCATTTTAAgtaaataacatgcatgtttGGCTATTTACTtcaattattattctttataaaaaaaatttctcaacagtactttgataatatttttttatataaaataaattaatgcaaGTATGCATGCACTTAAGCTGTCCAAATTTTGCGTCTATTTACACTTACACGTACAACTATCTGATCACTAAATTGAATGTGTTGTTGTAGTAGATAAAGGTACTtgtcactttttaatttaaataatcgtttttaaatataaaataatacttccaaatttacttaattttattaaagtcGAATTCATAAAATCTCGTGcacttaaaacataatttgtaaACTATAATTTAAACAACATGCTTTTTATTTAAGTAACATTTCTTCTACCTATATATAAACGAGCATAATCTTTCAAAGTTATAACTACTAAAATATGAGCAGTTAAGtagtatataatttaaatgatgcatataaaataaaatatttaagtttgaaATGAAGACGTACGTTGTAAAATTTCTGACTAGGTAGactatttaacatttttctacCAATTAAGGATAAAAGTATTGATTATTCATTTTAGGATATTACATACCAGGTAGAAACACTAGCTCTCctaaaaaaaaaggtagagTTTTAACAAGTTATAAGTTCATACATGCCAAGCATGGGTAAAGCATGCAGAAATAACTTTATTCTCTATATATGCTTAAtatataacttaattaaaattgagatACCAAAGACTAACCAATCATGCACATGGAtccttaaaattataagaatttgtttggtttgagtttttttttgtctttattcctaatttatattacataaataattataaaatttgtaatatgAACCAATTAGATTGTATAACAGTTAATATTCTTATAACTTAATCACGAAATATAAATCTCATTATTAAACGACTAATAAAAGGAATGCGTTTTTATTTGGATAATTACTTGTTAagtaaataataagaaatttgaTTATGGAAAATAAAGAGCTGGAATGAAATTTAATATCTCAAATTAGTATTTAACaactaattcaaaattaaaatattaatacacaaaatattatattgatatataATATGCTGGAATATAACAATTAATGATTTTATGTAggtgtaatatatatttaattatcatgTCGTAATTGACATGAGTATGATTATATgaagaaattttgttttaaattaaaagacaaaagaagTCGAGTATTATTTCGTTTGAATTGGaatttctaatatattatattagactaaattaaaaaaattcttaattccCAACTGGACTAACTTGAATCCCATCACATTTGATATTTCAGGCCAAGGGTTCACTTTCTTGGGCATGCAATATACGTCGGCTTCATTTGCCTCTGCCATAATGAATGCCGTGCCTCCTGTCACTTTTGTGCTAGCCGTAATTCTAAGGTAATTAAGCTACTAAGGTTTACACAAGATAAAGTGACAATTTTACTATAGGATACAAATTTTAATGCAAAATTCTGTAACCACTTGCACTTGCATGTAATGTAATGGATCATCAGGTTAGAGCGTGTGAATGTAAAAGAGGTGCGGAGCCTAGCAAAGCTGATTGGGACGTTGGTAACCTTTTCAGGTGCTTTGTTAATGACATTTACAAAGGTCCTCAAATTAAGCTATTTTTCTCTCCTGTCACAACCCACCACCAAGATGGAAGCCACTCTCCTGATGAGGCTCTCAGGGACTGTCTTTCTCCTCCTCGGTTGTGTCGCTTGGTCATCTTTCTTCATTTTACAGGTAATAGTtaattttaggtttaaatattcttttccttttgtaatttaatattttttacttttttccttataaaattatgtttgttttgtgtttagTACTTAAAACActttaaacaatataaaaatgttatctAAAACGTTATAAGGaccaaaacaaatataatttcaataattaaaaacaaaaaaataaatttataaggatgaaaagaaaaaaaataaaataactaaaaaaatatttattatttaattttataataatcatcataaaagttatatcaattataatttatgatcagttaataatataaaataattttatatatcatcTGTGCATAATGACTTAACTCAATTAATTATGCTTTAATTTCTTGATTGTTCTATTTTGACATAGATAATTATATGTGAAGGGTAAATTAAATTGTGAATTGAAGTCGATAACATTGAAAAGGTATCCGGCAGAATTGTGACTGTCTTCATTGGTATGCTTATCGGGTGCTTTGCAAGCCAGCGTGGTGGCAATTGTGGCCACTCGTCATTCTGGGCTTGTTGCATGGGCCTTAGGTTGGGACTTCAGGCTCCATGGCCCTCTCTACACGGTCAGTACTCCTACacaataatttttgtttcctggacccaaaaatataattttgtttaatctTCAATCTCAGATTTTCAAAGCAAGTTAACACACATAAGGTGAATTAAGTCTGTACACATAATAAATTTGCTTTCTCTTAGAGTCCTACGTCCTACCCTATATACTGACTACTGATCGAGTGCAAAAGGTTACAGGGCAAGTATTGTAAGTAAAACAGAGAAATTGTTTACCGCAAAAGTAATGCATGGGTCGGCCCATTTCAGCACTATTCACAATTGCCTTTAAGCCCAAATCAAATGCACTTTACCCAAAAAAcaatcaattcaattcaattattaaaCCTTTTACATTTTTAGTAACAGTATAATATAATTTGGATGTATCCTATTGATTTTTCACTTAAATTTCAAGTGTTCTCTTCATAATTACAGGGAATAGTTACCTCTGAAATTACATATTATGCACAAGGATTGGTATTGCAAACCAGAGGCCCAGTATTTTTAACTGCCTTTAATCCCCTTTGCATGGTCATAACTTCTGCTTTAGCTGCTTTAGGCTCCTTCCTTTTTGCAGAGCAGCTTCACCAATTACTCACTGCTTGATTAATTCACATTATTCTTaattcttcctcttctttgaTTTCTCGTCacaattaaaagtttaatttgattaCCCGTATAAGAGCTTGACTAGTCACAATTATAGCATGgtgattattatttaattttaattattgatattacGTGTCCATATCAATTTTCTAAATAATGCCATTGCTCTGTCTTTCTATATTCAGTATCATTGGAGCTGTCATTATCGCATTGGGTCAGTACTCTGTGGTGTGGGGCAAAGGCAAAGACTATTCAAACCCCACGGCGCCATCATCACCTACAACAAAGCACACAGAGACACAACAGCTTccaatttcctcatctgatatCTAACACAGATTTCCAAAGGAATTTATGCATGGTGCACTTCTGCTTCTGCTGCCTCATAAATCTGCAATAGTTATGGATGTTAATTTCTTGTTTTCGGTCTCCACGTTGGGAAGGGAAAGTATCAGATTGAGACAAGAGGCAGTGTCATATTGGCATTGCTTTAATATATCATCcagaaacaaaatatatctaACGCTCTATATGTGATCATAAGCTTTTAATCGCCTTGTCTTGGGTGGTTGATCATCCTTTAGCTCTTATCAAACGATAagcttttaataattattaaatctaTTGATATCTCTTTGCCTTCCCGTGTAGCTagatttaaagttatttataattaatttgaaatgttttgtgatctTGATGCATGTTAAGTGTGACTAACCACTACCAGAATTGATGTCAcccaaattcatatatataagtaataatttgataattacgTATTGTTTCCATTGAGATTAGGGTAATACCtaatttttacaattaattACTATTTGAATGatgagttaataaaaaaaattgattacaaaagactaattaaatttagaaaactaTAAAACCCACTAGGATTGACATAGTGGTGGCGATTGAGGCAAATACATAAGAATTTAGGcttttaagatttttagttATTAGTGATAGAAAATGGATTATAAGAATGGACAGGGACACCGGGTTTAAACCCTCTACTATCATTCTTCTACAATTTTCGTCAATGCAATATGTACAAGTCAATTCATAACTATTGATCATGTTATAGAGGATTTTCATAGAAATATTAGTGACTAAAAATGGATTTTgtgaaaagataagaaattaagaaaaaaaattgttgagaaattaaaaatgaattttgtaaaaaaaataaagaactaaaaagatgtttataaaaaaattatgcatggATATCACGTTAGACTAATTGGTGATGTGAGAACGGTTGAATCCTTGACAAACATAACAAAGTATagtacaaatattataaaatgaaaaatttgagTATGGTAtcctgataactgctaaataattgtattttgataatagaaaataaggcaaaattgtctttaaaaataattatttagcagttatttgcgcttaaatattaaagaattgatgttttgttgaattttggctgcagatataaaaactggaggtgtaacaagcaaaaaggccaaaaaattgaagaaaataagaaaatctgACGCGGGCCCAGTCCAATACGCGCGCTAAGCCCATGATCCAACAGAAGCGCGCGCTAAGCCTGCAACACGCGCGCTAAGCCCGCGATCCAACAGAGTCACGCGCTAAGCCTGCAACACGCGCGCTAAGCCCGCGATCTAACAGAAGCTTGCGCTAAGCCTGCAACATAAAGCCCACTTcagcaactataaatagagagccagTCCAAGGGACAGACACACCACGACAGaaccccctctcctaggggtttcatttactccctttctttcacccccttctcattgtaaagccctcaatggccatggGTGGCTAAACCCCCTTAGTTAGGGCCTGACAGGCCTAGAAGCCAAtgtgatgtatgatgtactcttcactatttatcaatgcaataccaggttttttctttcctattttcttttctgtttttatcttgcatactcatctttatattctgttaggggttagatgctcgggagagggtaacttctaaataagatttaaagaagatatgcatgcattagtttgaggggttagacgctcgggagaggataacttctaatagaacaagaagaaaaggtatcataataaaatcattgctacgcatagagtgattgcattatgcccatgcgtcaaagcaaacatctagaattagaacttcatgcattttatctattgagtctttgcaaaggcatttgggagatagataggtagaataggcttgtcatcgtgagacatcaggggcaagtaaatgaatagatgtgggtaggataAAATCACCTGAAttggtaaagaaaaaatcataaactcatacatcctaggcagACAAGGCAAGTCAGTTCCTAACACTATTTTATCTTgactttatctttttcttttattttaaattttaaatttctttcatcttatcttatctattatctttatcttttattttaaattttaaatttcttatctctttcttttaaattgggtttgcattaatctaagtacaaacaaagtccctgtggattcgacactcggacttccgagaactttactacttgtaacgatttggtacacttgccaacgagttaacaagtttttggcgccgttgccggggatcgAACCCGGGTCACCCGCGTGACAGGCGGGAATACTTACCACTATACTACTTATTTGTATCAAACTATTTGTGCAAATTCAACTAAGCAAAGGATAATTTGGGTTTTTATATAAGatgattaaaaatagaataaacaaaAGGAGAGCAAAAACACAAACACTTAGTGGACAAAAGGAactaaatgtaaaaataaacaaagtgtTGGGGATTTGGCTATATATACTAAGCTAACAATCTCAATAGTTATAAATGTTTTCTTTATATAATGTTCACTCTAATGCTATCTTAACCTACTATAATACTTTAATCATGATTTCTCATGTGAGAGAGCCTAAGTTGTTTAACTCAACTCCTAATCCCTTAACAGGTCAAGCTAAACCACTTGGATTCAAGAACAAAGGTTTATCAAGACACAAATATTATTCCATCCCTAGCTAGACATTACACCCATTAGATACTACTTTCAAATCTtagttaaaaaacatttttcaatgaCAGTTTAACTATGAAACATGTTCATATGATTGATCACTAATGATATTAACAAACATCCCTCCATTCTTAGATGAGACAACATTCATTAGATGTTCTATTCAAAACTTAGTTTTGAAGCATTTTccaataacaataaaaacaaggaattaaagcGAAGATAATCAAACCATAAAACATGCAATCAAAATGGAAAGAAATAATAACACATGAATAAACATTGAATAAATATGAAGATTAACTACATAAGAGTAAACTTAATACATCAATTCCCCAACAAAGGATAAAGTAGCCTCTCATTGTTATGAGAGGCCTCAAAATTATAAATGGAAGGGAGAAAATGAAGGGAAATGGAGGAAATGGAAGATGGAGATAGACGGGAGGTCTAGTCGCTGCACACCAAACCTAGGTCGATCCCCCCTTTGtctcaaatgaaaaagttcTTAAATAGGTCCAAGAGCGTTGCACTGTCGTTTATCCATAAAGACATGTGCGCTTAGGACGCACTTGTTCGCGCATACAAAAGTTGCACTAGTTTAAGTGGTTGCAGGCTTAGCCCAGCTTTCGAGCTAAGTGCTCATATGAAAGCAGCACTTGTTCAAGTGATTGCGCGCTGAGCCTAAATttatgacaatgaaaataattCGTTGAACACTCAATTCATGCTAAGCGCGCACCAAGTTTCAGATCTACCCGAGTAGCCTTTAAATGCTTGCCATGTGACCTTCCTTGTTGTTCATGCTTGTGCTAAGCAACTCCCAATTTGCTAACTGAACTACTTCAACTTTAAAATTTTCCAATTTCATTATTGATTTACCAAAATTCTGCAAAACTAAGGAATTCACTAAAATTAACTTCATTTACTAAAAACctcaaaagacaatgaataCTACTTTATTGGGACCAAATTAagcattaaaagaaaaaaatgaaataattgctatgagatttagataaaaaaaccaaatataCATAGTAATTATCAAGCACTCACCTGATTACCAACATGATTGTCATATAAAATAGATTTCAACTTTTGCTTCTTATAAAAATGATCAAAGGAAATCCTTGATTATGTGCTTTGAGATTTATTGTTTAGGAATATGAACCAGGTGATGATCTAGTTTTACCTAATATTTTTTGTCTcataacataatattatatcaCTAACCTGAGCCCTAAACTCAAGCCAACCGCAACTCCTTGCGATGTGTGGGATATTTTATCTTTCTTCACTTGATCTTATCCTACAAAAGTTGATCATGAGTGCAACCAATTATACACTGATACgaatttttatttcatactATTTGTCATTTCTATTACAATTGAGTAATGATTGTCGTATATCCAAAGAATATCCATCCAACGTCCACCGAAATACATGATTAACTATATACCGAagtatatatgattaattttaattcatgatTAAgagtaaatgaataaaattttatatattatctatgtaattaatattaaccACTTCTAAGACACAGTTAATCAATACCAGGTATTTTTATAATCTCATGACATTATTAatcatttgtaaaaataaagttaactaTATTGAATATATTAATAACCGGCAACCACATAATAGTACtattaaatatatacaaaattatatacAATATGTTATTAGTAACCACTTGTAAGGTAAAGTTAAACATATTTACTCGTATGATTAATCACGTGTGACAAATGACAATCAATAATCTcattatactattaattaatttactttttttgtttacagGAACTATTAATTTACTTGTAAGACAAACTTAAtcaccattaaatattttaataaaattattacactattAACTACATAATTACAATTGCATAAAGTTATGTTCATTTACTCTTAactactaaaattaaattaactacatttctatatataattaatcaaatattcaGATGAAAGCCAGGTGTACAAATTCTGGCTCTACGTTTACTCTTTTTCCTTTACGTTTACGTTTTCATTATCAACAACCTTACTTAATTACCTCTCTCGTATTATTTTAGTGGTGCATAATAAACGAAGTTTCAAACTTTCAATAACTTCATGTCCTCCACCATGTCAGTTGTCTCATCTGCGTGCactgtatttttattataataaaaacgtGTAAGGCTTCCGAGGAGTGGAGGGAACCGAGGGATGAAGCGATAAAAAAGCCGAAAATGATACGTAAGGCAAAATACTTGGCTACAATTAAGTCAAGGAtggcaaatatatatatattttttataactattggTTAAAAAATCATGGTGtgatataaataattgaaactaTTTTTCACTAgtgctaacaaaaattaaaaaatctcatAAATGAAGAGAATTGATGTAATGTAGATCAGATGGCATTATTAGCGATTATTTTGCACCCATTAGCTTTAGTTATATGAAGAGAATTGATGTTTGACATGACGTTAAGCATTAAAgtttaatttggtgtttttagcTCCATTAGCTCgtctgttttaacttttaagtacTTTATGTGGTTGAACCGTGTTAACTTCGCATGTAACTTTACTATAAATTCCATaccttatatttattaaaattaaaaattgaggaGATGAATTACTTGAGCATAGTTGGTATACTATTAGTGTAATCTTAATTTCTCAACTCTtctgaaaaaataaatgttgaaaATTGCTGGAGAAAAATGTTGAAGTTATTGCAGTGCCGTGCTTGTGAAAAAAACATGCAGCTGCCAAAGTGTAGTCTGACTCAGGCAACTCAACAGAGGTGGAACAAAACAAAGCTGGTTGAAGCTGCCACTACTCGATCAATAATAATATAGCTTTTATTTGAGATTGACCCAAAAGTATATAGAATTCAAAACAGGAACGACTCcgatatttaattatcaattatatatatccCCCTGCTCTCCCTAGTGCATTATGTCTTAATCATTCATTATTCTTGGTGTTTATAAGTAAGGCCACTTCATGCATTAAGAGAGCTAGCTAGAATCtcttaagtgtttttttaagcAAATAGAAGTTAACATTTTTCATATTGTCTCAAACACGTTACACGTACGTACACAAGGATGGAAGAAATATGTTGTGCTAATAATTTTGGCAAGAATTACTTCACCAAGGCAAAGCCATATTTCTTAACGGTGGCACTGCAGTTTGGTTTCGCAGGAGGGTACATCTTCACCGTAGCCAGTTTCAACAGTGGAATGTGTCGTTTTGTGTTCATTGTCTATCGCAATGCCTTCGCTGCATTGGCCCTCGCTCCTTTTGCATTCATCTTTGAGAGGTGCATGAATGCTAGCATACCATCTTATTaattttacatgtattttttgGAGATAATATtaattcatgataaaaaaatttaaaaggttttattttgtttaattaacatTCTCGCTGCAATTTTTACAGGAAAATTAGGCCGAAGATGACACTTCCTGTCTTCTTACAGATAATGGCACTCGGATTTATGGAGTAATGATCTAAAACCTACAGCTATCAATCAGTACACGCTATATAGTCATATAACACGctagaaattgttttttttgttttgccctATTCTTTTTTTAGAATGAGCTATTTTATAAAGACGTCATTTTAAGTTAAATAACTTAACATGTTTGGGTGTTTACTTAAATTATAGGACTTTTGTTCTAAAAAAACTCATAACATCATTTTgacaacattttaaaatataaattaatttaatatacattAAGTACTTAAGTTGTCGGCATATTAAATTGTTACTTTTACGTGTAATTTTAATTGATAGTGTAGTGTTCTACTTACTCAATTATCTGAAGAACGAAAGCTACATCAAAGTCGGCTTATCCTTGAAGTAATTAAATCcagatatatttattatttggacataatttaaaataaacagatATTGATATACGGGCAACTTTTAATAATTAGTACATTTAACCTTTCAAAATAGTTGGTATACTAAACGTACTTTTATTTATgtgattttaaaatgaatactATAAAAGAACcctttttcctaaaaaatatgAGGGATCAACTTACTCAAGGATTAATACTTTA is a window encoding:
- the LOC100783368 gene encoding WAT1-related protein At4g08290 isoform X2, with the translated sequence MIDVILSQGFTFLGMQYTSASFASAIMNAVPPVTFVLAVILRLERVNVKEVRSLAKLIGTLVTFSGALLMTFTKVLKLSYFSLLSQPTTKMEATLLMRLSGTVFLLLGCVAWSSFFILQVSGRIVTVFIGMLIGCFASQRGGNCGHSSFWACCMGLRLGLQAPWPSLHVSLELSLSHWVSTLWCGAKAKTIQTPRRHHHLQQSTQRHNSFQFPHLISNTDFQRNLCMI
- the LOC100783368 gene encoding WAT1-related protein At1g11450 isoform X1 codes for the protein MIDVILSQGFTFLGMQYTSASFASAIMNAVPPVTFVLAVILRLERVNVKEVRSLAKLIGTLVTFSGALLMTFTKVLKLSYFSLLSQPTTKMEATLLMRLSGTVFLLLGCVAWSSFFILQVSGRIVTVFIGMLIGCFASQRGGNCGHSSFWACCMGLRLGLQAPWPSLHVSLELSLSHWVSTLWCGAKAKTIQTPRRHHHLQQSTQRHNSFQFPHLISNTDFQRNLCMVHFCFCCLINLQ
- the LOC100783368 gene encoding WAT1-related protein At1g11450 isoform X3, encoding MQYTSASFASAIMNAVPPVTFVLAVILRLERVNVKEVRSLAKLIGTLVTFSGALLMTFTKVLKLSYFSLLSQPTTKMEATLLMRLSGTVFLLLGCVAWSSFFILQVSGRIVTVFIGMLIGCFASQRGGNCGHSSFWACCMGLRLGLQAPWPSLHVSLELSLSHWVSTLWCGAKAKTIQTPRRHHHLQQSTQRHNSFQFPHLISNTDFQRNLCMVHFCFCCLINLQ